From the Deltaproteobacteria bacterium genome, the window TACAATGGGATGATCCGCGTATCGAACCGCGAAGATACCGTGGCTGGCCAGGCCCATCATCTCTTCGGAATGGGGGATGACCCCGGCCACGGGGCAGTTGTAGGTGTCTGAGACCGTCCGGCGGATCTGTTCCAGGTCAAAGGTTGACGGGGCCTTGTTGATGAGGATCATCATGCAGGGGACGTCCAGTTCCCGGGCCACCTCCACGGTCAGCCCGGTCCCCTGGTAATCCTGGAAATCGGGACGCATCACCACCAGAAGGGCGTTTGAAATGGCGATGGAGAGGAGGGTCTCCTCATTCAACCCTGGATGGGTGTCGATCACCAGGATATCCAGTTTCAACGCCCGGATCAGGTCGCGAAAGCCGTCGCTTAAGAGATCGATGTCGTACCCGTCGTGGAGGACCCGGGCGATGTCCGCCGCATTGACGCTGGAGGGGATGAGGTAGATGGCCCCGGTGCAGGCCCCCCCGAGGGCGCTGCTCACGTCGCAGGCGGTCTGTTCAATGGCACATCGGCCCCAGAGGTAGTCGTTGAGGGAATAGGGCGCTTCATCCTCGTCCAGACCAAAGATCACGTGGATCCCCGGCGACTGGATGTCCGTGTCGATCACCCCCACCCGGAGTCCGTCCATGGCATACAGCGCCGCCAGGTTGGCCGACGTATTGGACTTGCCGGTCCCCCCTCGGAATGAATGAACAGATATGATGTCGGCCATTTCTCTTTCTTC encodes:
- a CDS encoding MinD/ParA family protein → MADIISVHSFRGGTGKSNTSANLAALYAMDGLRVGVIDTDIQSPGIHVIFGLDEDEAPYSLNDYLWGRCAIEQTACDVSSALGGACTGAIYLIPSSVNAADIARVLHDGYDIDLLSDGFRDLIRALKLDILVIDTHPGLNEETLLSIAISNALLVVMRPDFQDYQGTGLTVEVARELDVPCMMILINKAPSTFDLEQIRRTVSDTYNCPVAGVIPHSEEMMGLASHGIFAVRYADHPIVSELKHVARALRS